The Xylophilus rhododendri region CCGGTGGCGATCTTCTCGGCGCCCAGGCGCATCGCGTGGTCGAGAAAGGCCTTGAACTTGATCTCGGCATTGCACAGCACATCGGGATTGGGCGTGCGGCCGGCCTGGTATTCGCGCAGGAACTCGGCGAACACCCGGTCCTTGTATTCGGCCGCGAAATTCACATGCTCGATCTCGATGCCCAGCACATCGGCCACCGCCGCGGCGTCCACGAAATCGATGTTGGACGAGCAGTATTCGCTGTCGTCGTCATCCTCCCAGTTCTTCATGAAGATGCCGACCACCTCGTGGCCCTGCTGTTTCAGAAGATGGGCGGTGACGGCGGAATCCACCCCCCGCTCAGACCGACGATGACCCTTTGTGCGCACATAGGTGTGCGATTATCCCGGCGCCGCCTTCCCCTCTGCCCGCCACGGGCCATCCCCCTCCCGATCTCTCCGTTCCATGGAACTGCGCCAGCTCCGCTACTTCGTCCGCACCGTGGAACTCGGCAGCATGGGCAAGGCCGCGCTGGACCTGGGCGTGGTGCAGTCGGCGCTGAGCCAGCAGATCAGCCGCCTGGAAGGCGAACTCGCCGCCCGCCTGCTGCAGCGCAGCGCCCGCGGCGTGCTGCCCACCGAGGCCGGCGCCGCCTTCTTCCGCGAGGCCCAGCTCACCCTGCGCCATGCCGAGCAGGCCCAGCGTGCGGCGCGCGAGGCCCGGCTGTCGGGCACCGTCAGCGTGGGCCTGGCGCCCACCACCGCCGCCGTGCTGGCCCTGCCCCTGATGCGCGCCATGCGCGAGCGCTACCCGGACGTGCGCCTGCACATGGTGGAGAGCCTGTCGGGCCACCTGGCCGCCATGCTCAACGCCCGCCAGCTCGACCTGGCCATGCTGTTTTCCGACCAGCCCGGCCGGCGCTGGAGCGTGCTGCCGCTGCTGGAGGAAAAGCTGCTGCTGATCCGCGCCCGCGCCCACCTGCCGCCCGGCCCCGCGCCCAGCACCCGGCCCCTGCCCATCCGCGCACTGGCCGAGCAGCCCCTGATCCTGCCCACCGGCAGCCACGGCCTGCGCGCCACCATCGAGGCCGCCGCGCTGCGCGCCCGCATCAGCCTGCAGCTGGTGGCCGAGATCGATTCGCTGGCGATGCTGATGGATGCGGTGGACAACGGCTTTGGCGCCACCGTGCAGCCTGGGGCGGCTGTGGGGCGGTATCCGGATGCGGGGGAGCGGTTTCATCTGGTGCCGCTGGCGGACCGGCTGGCGCGGCGGCGGAATGCGGTTTGCAGTCTGTCGGATGACGAGTTGTCGCCGGCTGCGCTGGCGGTGCGGGTGGTGATGGCGGATGTGGCGCGGGGGTTGGTGGCTACGCGGCATTGGCCGGGGGCAAGCTTGGTTGGAAACGTGTGAAACTGCGGGCCTGTCGAAAATCCTCTCACGGCTGGCCGGTGAAAATCAGACCAGGACCGTTCAGCTGATTACTCACTGCCTGACGTAGGTTTCCATCGGCCGATCGTTCGGGTTATCCCATGCCGCCTTTACGTTGGCACTCATGGCCAGCCCGATCGGTTTGCCCGTAGGAGGGATAGCTTGCATGAACCACTTGTCCCAGAGTGCCGCCAGTTGGCCGCTGCGGATCTGGGCCTTGATGGCATCGTCCACCGCTTTTTTGAAGGCGACATCGTCCTTGCGGAGCATGAGAGCGTCCGGCTCGACGGAAAGCGGCTCTCCCACGATTCGATAGTCCTGGGGCGATTTCGATGCCGAAATCTGCGCCGAGAGTATTCCGGTGTCGATCACGAAACCGTCAGCCCGGTCGCTCTCCAGCAGCAGGAAGCTTTCCGAGTGGTCCTTCGCAAGAATCTGGTTGAACTGCATACCCGACAGCACAAGCCGGCGTAGATGCTGCGCCGAGGTCGTGCCGGTCGTCGTCACGATGGTCTTGCCGGCGATCTGATCGAACCCATTGATGCCCGACTTCTTCTTGACCGCCATCCTGATCTCCTCGATGAAGGTGGTCATGGCAAAGGAAACCAGTTGCGCCCGCGCAGCGGTGTTGGACGTCGATCCGCATTCGAGGTCGACCGTGCCGTTCTGCACCAGCGGTACGCGGTTGGCCGCTGTCACGTTCTGGTATTTGATTTCTATTTTTTTTCCGAACGACTGCTCCAGAGCCGCCACGATGCGCTGGCACAGCTCGACGTGAAAGCCGCCGTACTGGCCGTTGCCGTAGGAAAACGACAGACCGCCGGAGGCCTCGCGTACACCCAGCGTGATGGCGCCGGATTCGCGGATTTTGCCCAGGGTGTCCGGTGGTGAGCTCTGGCCGAAAGCGAGGGTGGCGGTCAGAAAATTGGCCGCCATCGCCAGCGCGATGAGGCCTCGTCGCTTCGGACGTGCGGGGCGGTGTTGGTCCATGGCGTCTTTCATGCGGAGACGGTTGCAGGGCTCTTCAGGGACAGCTCGGCCAGCAGCTTCTGCTGTTCGTTGCCTACGATGCTGAGCGCCTCGTCCACACCCATTCCCGGCTTGGCCAGCTGCATGTCCGCCTGGCCCGCTACAGCGACGTGCACGCAGACACGGGCCGACAAATCGGTTTCCGAGCAGCTGCCGCCCATGTGTGCGCCGACACCGTGCTCCTTGCAGAGAAGGATGGCTTCGAGGGAGCGGGTCACGCTTCCCACATCGGGGCATTTGATCTGGACGATATCGACCGCCGATGCCTCTGCATAGCGCTTGATGTCGTCCAGCGAATCGCACCATTCGTCGGCCACGATGCGCGCCTGCGAGCCGATGGATTTCAGTTCGCGCTTGATCGCCGCGAAACCGCCGATCTGCGCATCGACACTGCCGTAATCGGCCGGGCTTTCGATATTGAGCGGCATGGGCGCGACCCGTTTCTCGACCTTGGCGATGAATGCGGCGATGCGTGCCGGATCGCCATCGAACGATGCGCCGGCATTGCCGTACAGGTCGAAATGCAAGGTCGGCAAATAGCCTGGATCCTTCTCGCCCAGGACCGCATCCGCGACCCATCCGGCATATTCGAGAAACTCCGCGCCGTCCTTGCCAAATTTCGCCGGGCTGTTGATGAGCCCGTGCGGCAGGATCTCGGTGCGCTTCATGATCATCTTGCGGGCATTGGCCCGGCGGTCATCGCCGCTTTGCGCATAGATCGGCACACGCCTGGCGACCAGCGGCAGCGCGTACGCCTGGGTCAGCACCTCGGCCATGGTGCATCGCATCGAGTAGGCGAAGGCCTGCAATACCGCCTGGCTGAGACCGAACTCGGCCGCCAGCGAGATCCGCGATCCGTCAGCCAGCGGAGCGAACAGCATGTCGAGCTCGGCCCGCAGCGATTGCAGGGGCAACTGCCGCAGCCGCTCGCCAACCTCGCCTTCGAGCTGAGAACGCGTCAGTGCGATGTCCAGCAAGGGCTCGCGGCCCGCGGCGGCGGCGTACTGCACGCACATCATGTCGCCCCAGACGACGTGCCCGTCGGTCAGCTTCAACCCGACGGACAAGGCGTGCGCGGGCATACGGACGGATCGGAATCCGCGGGTCAGCGGCTCCCCCAGGTAGAGAGGGCCGTCGCTCATCCGACCGGCTCGGATGGCCGCCTGGTCGTCGTAGAAAAAGGCACCCTGAATAGGAACTGACAAGACGGAATCGATCATGGATAGACGGCTGTTGCGGTTGGAAAAAGTGAAGGGGATGGGTCGATGCCCGCCAGAAGCAGAATGCGGCGCGCCATGCGGACGTTGGCCTCGTCAATCATTCGGCCGCCCAGCTGAACGGCGCCGAGCTTCTGGGCGCTGGCTTCGGCACTCGCGGCGATGACGGCTTGCGCATCGGCCACTTCCGCCGGTCCCGGCTCGAAAGCAAGACGGGTGGCTGCGATCTGGGAGGGATGAATGACCTGCTTGCCATCGAAGCCCATCGCTGATGCCTTGCGGGCGGAAGCTTCGGTGCGAATGGCGTCGCGGAAGGCGCCGCAAGGCCCGTCGATGGCGCGCAGGCCGAAGGCGCGGGCGGCAACCAGCACACGCATCATCGGATAGGCCCACAAGTCGAGTGCCACGCTCTCGAAGCTGCCGTGCTCGTCAAAGTCGCCATGGCGGTACATCGGCGGGGATTGGCCGACGTCCCAAGTGCGGGCACCGATGGACGCGGCAAAGTCGCCGACGCCAAAATGCAGCGCCTCCAAACCCACTCCCTGGGTCGCAGCCAGGCTGTCGACCGCGACCAAGCCCCCGGCCGTCTCGATCAGGGCCTCCAGCCCAGGACAGGCATGGCCCCGGTCACGCGCAACGGGCGCTGCGATTTCATGCGCGGACCTCAGTTGCGCTTCATGCTCGACCTTCGGCAACAGGAAGGTGTCCAGCCGGGGCTCCCCGGCGAGCGCGCGCACCTCCTGCTCAAAGGTAGCGCTGCCTACGACATTGGTACGGACGCAAACGGTCTTGCCGCCCCAGTCCAACTGATGCAGGGCCTGCAACGCCCCGCCCAGCGCCTCGCCCTTTTGCTCGGGCGGCACGGAGTCCTCAAGATCCATGAAGACGGCATCGGCTTGACTCGCTGCCGCGCCTTTCACCATGGAGGCGCGGTGCGCCGGCACGGCAAGAAAGGTCCTGGTGCGCCTCATGCCGCAACTCCGGCCAGGACGGCGGCGGTGTGCTGACCGGGCGCAGGCACCGCTTTCATCACCGGCGAGACACCGCTGATCGTCAGCGACGGGAGCAGCACCCGTTGCGGCCCGAATGCGCTATCGACTTCGGCAAACCGGCCTCGCTGGACGAGTTGAGGGTGGCCGATGAAGCCTTCGACATCGTTCAACTGCGCATTGGCAATGGATGCTTCGTCGAGCAAGGCCAATGCCTCGTCTGCCGTGACGGCTGCGAGGCGTTTTTCGATGAGCAGCCGCAGTGCTTCGTGGTTATGCAGACGGGCCGGGTTGTCTTTGAACAAGGCCATGTCAGCCAGCGAATCGTCCTGCATGATGCGCGAGCAGAAGGCACGCCATTCACGCTGGTTCTGTATGCCGAAGAAAATCGTCTTGTCATCCCCTGTGCGAAATGGGCCGTAGGGCGCAATCGTCGCGTGTCGCAGTCCGCTTCGCTCTGGCGCTGCGCCGCTGCCCATGGCGTAGTACGCCGGGTAGCTCATCCATTCGGCGATCGCGTCGAACAGCGATGTTTCGAAGTGCAAGCCGGCACCGGTACGCGCCTTGCGCAGCAAGCCCATCAGGATGCCCTGCAGCAAGGCCATGCCACCAGCGATATCCACGATCGAAAGACCGCACTTGGCTGCTTGCTCGGCGCTGCCGTTGATGGAGACGAAGCCTGCCTCGCATTGCACCAGCAGGTCGTACGCCTTCTTGTCGCGGTACGGCCCAGTGCTGCCGTACCCCGACAGATCGGCCGCGACAATGCCGGGGTGGCGCGACAGCACGGCCGCGCCGTCGAGTTCCATACGGGCAGCTGCGCCGGGCGCGAGGTTTTGAACCCAGACGTCGGCGGTCGAAAGAATGCGTTCCAGCGAATCCCGCCCTTCGGACGTTTTCAGGTCGAGCGCCACGCTTTCCTTGCTGCGGTTGGCCCAGAGGAACTGGCTGGAGAGGCCGTTGTTGGCCTTGTCGTAGGCGCGGGCGAAATCTCCCCCGTCCGGTCGTTCGACCTTGATGACCCGGGCACCCCAATCGGCCAGATGGCGGCTCGCCAGCGGCGCGGCGATGGCCTGTTCGAGCGAGACGACCGTGATTCCGGATAGAGGAAGGGACATGGATTGCAGCGATAGAAAAGCGTTGCCCCGAAGGCTACGCAAACGCTGCAAATCCAGGAAATACGGAATCTCGAAAGGGGGTATGGGTAGAACCTATACCTGCGCTGGCCTTTCGGTATCGGTTCAAACGGCAGATAAGCCAGGCGGGATTTCCAGGGCGCCGTCCCATCCGCCCTCCAGCCGCAAGGAGCGGCAATGCTCGACAACCAGGTGACGCACGGCATCGATGGCGGAACTGCCGACCGCGGATGTAG contains the following coding sequences:
- a CDS encoding LysR family transcriptional regulator gives rise to the protein MELRQLRYFVRTVELGSMGKAALDLGVVQSALSQQISRLEGELAARLLQRSARGVLPTEAGAAFFREAQLTLRHAEQAQRAAREARLSGTVSVGLAPTTAAVLALPLMRAMRERYPDVRLHMVESLSGHLAAMLNARQLDLAMLFSDQPGRRWSVLPLLEEKLLLIRARAHLPPGPAPSTRPLPIRALAEQPLILPTGSHGLRATIEAAALRARISLQLVAEIDSLAMLMDAVDNGFGATVQPGAAVGRYPDAGERFHLVPLADRLARRRNAVCSLSDDELSPAALAVRVVMADVARGLVATRHWPGASLVGNV
- a CDS encoding amino acid ABC transporter substrate-binding protein, which codes for MKDAMDQHRPARPKRRGLIALAMAANFLTATLAFGQSSPPDTLGKIRESGAITLGVREASGGLSFSYGNGQYGGFHVELCQRIVAALEQSFGKKIEIKYQNVTAANRVPLVQNGTVDLECGSTSNTAARAQLVSFAMTTFIEEIRMAVKKKSGINGFDQIAGKTIVTTTGTTSAQHLRRLVLSGMQFNQILAKDHSESFLLLESDRADGFVIDTGILSAQISASKSPQDYRIVGEPLSVEPDALMLRKDDVAFKKAVDDAIKAQIRSGQLAALWDKWFMQAIPPTGKPIGLAMSANVKAAWDNPNDRPMETYVRQ
- a CDS encoding methylaspartate ammonia-lyase; this encodes MIDSVLSVPIQGAFFYDDQAAIRAGRMSDGPLYLGEPLTRGFRSVRMPAHALSVGLKLTDGHVVWGDMMCVQYAAAAGREPLLDIALTRSQLEGEVGERLRQLPLQSLRAELDMLFAPLADGSRISLAAEFGLSQAVLQAFAYSMRCTMAEVLTQAYALPLVARRVPIYAQSGDDRRANARKMIMKRTEILPHGLINSPAKFGKDGAEFLEYAGWVADAVLGEKDPGYLPTLHFDLYGNAGASFDGDPARIAAFIAKVEKRVAPMPLNIESPADYGSVDAQIGGFAAIKRELKSIGSQARIVADEWCDSLDDIKRYAEASAVDIVQIKCPDVGSVTRSLEAILLCKEHGVGAHMGGSCSETDLSARVCVHVAVAGQADMQLAKPGMGVDEALSIVGNEQQKLLAELSLKSPATVSA
- a CDS encoding HpcH/HpaI aldolase/citrate lyase family protein, coding for MRRTRTFLAVPAHRASMVKGAAASQADAVFMDLEDSVPPEQKGEALGGALQALHQLDWGGKTVCVRTNVVGSATFEQEVRALAGEPRLDTFLLPKVEHEAQLRSAHEIAAPVARDRGHACPGLEALIETAGGLVAVDSLAATQGVGLEALHFGVGDFAASIGARTWDVGQSPPMYRHGDFDEHGSFESVALDLWAYPMMRVLVAARAFGLRAIDGPCGAFRDAIRTEASARKASAMGFDGKQVIHPSQIAATRLAFEPGPAEVADAQAVIAASAEASAQKLGAVQLGGRMIDEANVRMARRILLLAGIDPSPSLFPTATAVYP
- a CDS encoding CaiB/BaiF CoA transferase family protein, producing MSLPLSGITVVSLEQAIAAPLASRHLADWGARVIKVERPDGGDFARAYDKANNGLSSQFLWANRSKESVALDLKTSEGRDSLERILSTADVWVQNLAPGAAARMELDGAAVLSRHPGIVAADLSGYGSTGPYRDKKAYDLLVQCEAGFVSINGSAEQAAKCGLSIVDIAGGMALLQGILMGLLRKARTGAGLHFETSLFDAIAEWMSYPAYYAMGSGAAPERSGLRHATIAPYGPFRTGDDKTIFFGIQNQREWRAFCSRIMQDDSLADMALFKDNPARLHNHEALRLLIEKRLAAVTADEALALLDEASIANAQLNDVEGFIGHPQLVQRGRFAEVDSAFGPQRVLLPSLTISGVSPVMKAVPAPGQHTAAVLAGVAA